The genomic interval TTCAAAAAGTATTTTTTTGCCTTTTTTATGCGCGGCATTAATTACGGATGACGTGTCCCCTACAAACGGCTTTATTATTTTACTTAACTTTGCAAGTTCATCCATAACAGCCTTTTTGGAAACAGGTTCAGCCCCATAAAATTTCTTTAACAGAAAGTTCTTTTCATCAAGGTTTTCTGTGATTTTTTCTTCAAGCGTCTTTGATTTAAATAAATCCCTTACCCTTATGCCTGTCCTGGTGTATTTATCCGTATACGCAGGCCCTATTCCGCGGCCTGTCGTACCTATTTTTTTATCGCCCGTCTTTTTGCCTTCCCTTGCTTTGTCAATTGCCTTATGATACGGAAGCACAACATGCGCGTTATCGCTGATAATAAGGTTTTTGGATGTAATTTTAATCCCCTGTGCCTTAAGCCCGTTTATTTCATCCACCAGCGCGTTTAAATCCAGCACAACGCTGTTGCCTATTATATTAAGCTTATTTCCGTGAAGTATACCGGAAGGCAGAAGGTGCATAATGTATTTTTTGTTTCCTATAATTACGGTATGGCCGGCGTTGGCGCCGCCCTGATAGCGTACTATAACATCATATTTCTCCGAGAAAAGGTCAACTATCTTCCCTTTTCCTTCATCTCCCCACTGCGAACCTATTATCACATCTGCAGGC from Candidatus Goldiibacteriota bacterium carries:
- a CDS encoding adenylosuccinate synthase: MPADVIIGSQWGDEGKGKIVDLFSEKYDVIVRYQGGANAGHTVIIGNKKYIMHLLPSGILHGNKLNIIGNSVVLDLNALVDEINGLKAQGIKITSKNLIISDNAHVVLPYHKAIDKAREGKKTGDKKIGTTGRGIGPAYTDKYTRTGIRVRDLFKSKTLEEKITENLDEKNFLLKKFYGAEPVSKKAVMDELAKLSKIIKPFVGDTSSVINAAHKKGKKILFEGAQGALLDIDFGTYPFVTSSNPTIGGVMTGAGISHKIINKVWGITKAYQTRVGNGPMPTEMDEKTGEKTRKEGGEFGATTGRPRRCGWLDLVALKYVCDLNGLTDIILTKIDVLSIFDEIKVCTEYLVKGKKTKSFVADGEELYSAKPVYKTLEGWNCDLTKIKKYSQMPAAVKKYIKFIEDYTGVKVSIVSVGPEREQIIIK